From the genome of Prionailurus bengalensis isolate Pbe53 chromosome D1, Fcat_Pben_1.1_paternal_pri, whole genome shotgun sequence:
TTTCTTGGGGCTCAAACTTCTACTCATTAACTGATCTCTTGGTCTAAATAGTCTTTCTAAAACAACTCTAATGAATAATGGGTTTGATCTTTATACAGTATTAATAATAGAACATCACTGAAATTACttggaaaaaaacacattcagTACCTTAGAAAGACTATTAGGATCATTTAAGGAAGATTATTTGGGCCAAGAGGTCAATTATAATAATTACTATCAACCCCTAGAATCTCAATTATTTAGGCTCTTTGACTCTTGACTAAATACAAAGTGAAATTCTGAGTCTTTATGCTAAAATTCATGCTCAGCTTTTCATCTTTATGGTCCATGGCTCCCAATGATACCCTTCTGCACATTCAACACTCTACTTTGCAACTTACTCTGACTAAAGGgaattctcttctcttttgtgaAATAAGTCCTGCGAAATGAGGTCAAGCTCTTCCTTTCGACCCAACTTTCCACTGACTCCCTAATAACCCATATGAATTCTTATTCTTTTCATATCCCTTAGTCTGTGGGTCTATTTTAATCACCTTGCATTGAACTATGCCTAAATAtgtagaatttattattttatgtatgggTCTGTTTCCTAACTAGATATGAGGACAGGAAGcttttctaattctcttttcaTCCTTACCACCCACCTTGATGTATGTATCTAGCAAATGCTTAGTGAGGGCTTGCAGAATGACTGTTCCCATGAGATATTACATGGCTAAATGTCTATGCAATTACTAATTACTAAGAGTAGAATCTGGGTATATACCATTGGTCTAACTGTTCTTCAGGGACAAGTCTGGAtaactatgttttattttccccacgttttttctttaaaataatacttaaaggAATTTCCCATCAGTACCCGTAGCTAATGTTTCTCAACAATAGCTGATTAAGGCATTTCTTGGAAGATAGAAGCTCCTGGGAACCTCACCCATCCACAGCAGCTCCCAGAAGGTTAACTTCCAGTTACCATCAGCAGCTCTTATTCATCACCTCCCTGAGCTCATCTGAACTGGTCAAGAGGGAGATCTGTGCAGTATTATGGAAATATCTTCCTTTAACATCTAGCAGAGTTTTGTCTCTTAAGGAAGGCTTCACAGAACCTTAGCAACAGACCTCCCATACATTCTTACACATACGTAAAGAGCAGTGCTTCAAGAATATACCTCTACCTGGATTGGGGGCCAAACATCCTTTGCTCATATTACAGTTTCCTTAGCATGGGATAAGCCCCCACACTCTCTCCTAGAGATTCCCCTTCTCTCAATCCTCCCCAAATGTAAACTCATGGAAGATTTGGCAAAAGCTTTAAATACCTCTTCACTTAAAGTTTTtagttaaaaagaataattcatgTGACTaattaaaattgagaacaaaaaGCATTCATAAAGAACCCATTAAATCTCtaagaataatatataaatgtaatggCATTTAGTTTTTATCATTTGGTTAATGTCTAAGCAATCTGGCAAATCAACAGTCAGTGTTGGGACCCATCTTGTTCCTCTTTTTAACCAGGCTTCTAGGaccaaatgttttatttcctccttcaaaCAACACAAActagccagggttgagaaccctGCATATTGCTATCTATTTCCTCTCCTGACCCTGAGTACAACTGGAAAATATAAGTATTAGAGTAACTCTGACCACCTACTCCATCCACTGTATCACCCATACAACCAAAAATCTAGGACATAAAATATTGAACACACACAATAGCAAAGAGTATGTAAAACCTTCTATATTTGTTCTTGGTCTCTGCAAACATTGAACATTCAGTAACTATATTATTACAATGAATTCTCACACAAATCTCCTCACACCAAATTTGAACAGATGCTTAAAATACCAGAACAATTTGGTAGTGTGATCCCATTACCTATGTCAACAGGGCAAATTTTCCAGATTTAATGGGGGACAGAGGTTTGAGTCCTACAGTATCAGAAATTGCTATTAGTTGACATGAATTTTGCACAGCATCTCCTCCCAGAAATCCACATTGGACATAAGATTCAAGAATTAAAACATCAAACTCATAAATAAATGCTACTGAAGGGACCACATCCTTCATTCCATTACTCTTTATGATTCAAATCACCCCCTGGTTCTTTAGATTACACCTGGTAATGTGCCCAAATCTTAATAGATGATTAGCCCTGAAAAAGGCCTTAGACAAACATTAGCTATCTCAGACTGCTCTTCCCAGAAGACACAACTGGCTAATTGTATAGTTTCGTTTCTTTTCAAAGGCACATCCCCTTTCTCTATTCTCTCCCATTATGGTCAGAAACACAGAATAAACATCACAATCAAGTCTTGATTACACTGCATCAAAATATTTGGGAGACAGGTTTCTACATTCCTGGGGGCATCTGTCAGGTATCTCTCTTTTACAATCAGAGGTTTGAGACTGAACAGGGCTCAATCTCCGAAGCAAACAGTGACaggtttctaaattttaaaattttacaaatacttgCAGATTACTTGTAAATGAGGCCACTATTCATGTAGGGTAAAAGTATGAAATTCCAGGACTTAAATGTACTGTGTTTGTGTGGAATCAAGTCACGTGTCAGTCCATTTGGCATATTATCTGTGTCAAATTAAGCTTTCTTTATACAAAGATAGTATAAATTTTGTTATAGTTCATTCATGTGCATATTGTTTTAAGGTTTCTGATGGGACAAATCTGGACAGGACCTCAGCAGGaacatttcttcttttgcagCCTCTTCAAGGCATCTTTGATTTCCTTGTTCCTCAGACTGTAAATCAAGGGATTCAACATGGGGATAACCACAGTGTAGAATACTGATGCAAATCTGTCAAAACTGGAGGAGCCACCAGAGCTGGAACTCAAATAGACAAACATACCTGAGGTATAGAAGAGGGACACTGCTGTCAGATGAGAAGCACAGGTGTTGAAAGCCTTGGACCTGCCTTTAGCTGAAGTGATCTTCATGATGGAGATAACAATATAGCCATAGGATATCATGATGATGAAGGCATTTGTTATCCCAAAGATCACTGTTAATATAGCAGTCAAGAGCTGTACAAAGAAAGCATCAGTGCAGGACAGGACTAACAACTGGGGCATGTCACAGAAGAAGTGGTTGATGACATTAGGCCCACAGAAGTGAAGCTGAAGTATGGCACACAACAGGGATACAGAAGCAGAGAGTCCAGCCAGATAGGACCCCAGCACCATCCGAATACAGAGGGTGGGTGACATGACTGATGAATACAGAAGAGGATTACAAATGGCGGCATATCGGTCATAAGCCATGGCTGTCATGAGACAAGACTCACTCAGTCCCATGATTGAAAAAACAAAGTATTGAACGGCGCAACCCACAAAGGTGATAGTCTGCTGCTCTTGGAAAAAGCTGGAGAGCATCTTGGGGGCTGTGGAGGTCACATAGCAGACATCCATGAAGGACAGATTactgaggaagaagtacatgggtgtgTGGAGGTGAGAGTCCATCCTTATTAAGATGATGAGGCACAAGTTCCAAGTCAGAGTCATAATGTAGATGAGCAGAAATACAACAAAGAGCACTGCTAGGATTCTGGGGAAATCAGAGAATCCCAAAAGGATGAAATAAGTGACCTCTGTAATATTTCCTCCCCCAACCATTGGCTTGGTGCTTCTAGaatcagaaaagagagaagagaatgcaCTGCTGACTCAGGTGAAATGACAGAATTACATTGCTCATAGATGTCATTCTCTCCTCCAGTGAGAACTGGGAAAGAAGCAATGCTTCACTTTCCTGAAGAAAAGACCCCACCTTTTCATCTTAAAGTGTCAggaattaccttttaaaaagtgcTTCAGGTTCTCAGTTATTCCATGACGtctcatgaaaattaaaagagatatttaaaaattgaccactttaaaaaaagcaatagaaaccCTATGGTTCTTATATATAATACTAAgaatcattgaataaaataataggtttttaaaagacCTCTGATAAATATGTAACTGCTGCATAAGTGGCATCATTGAAGAATACATTTGAAATAGCTCTTCTCCCCCAGATGATCATCTAGATaggtttcttaaatttcttatctCAACCATGAAAAAAATTACCCTTTTTATAAtaacttctcaaactttaaacaattttatcTAGTAAAACATCTCCAAAATGGCCTGGTAAGTTACATCATAATATGTAATTCTGAAAACATTCTCTTGGGGCACAGCAGATGTGCTCGATTAGGTTATGGAATACGTCTTCTTAGGGAAGCCTTCACACAAACTATTCCATACAGAGGCTAGCACAACTCACTATTGCCCTCAACTATCAtctcaattttagaatattttgtttcttaggaAACAGCATAGTACTGTGGTTAAGAGTTTAGACTTTGGTGGTTTAGTTCTGAAAAACATCATCAAGATTGCACTATAGTTCATTTCCTGACATCAGCCCGCTCCCCAGGACAACTAGCAATAGAATAACTATTCATAGGCAAGACAACATTTTGAAAACCCTAGAACATGGAAATGAGGCAGAAACACCTACCTTGGACTACAGAGACCACATAGGTGGGTAGAAGTCAGCCACACTTTGACTGTACTGCCTCTCTCCCATGCTGGCACAGTGCCACACCAACAGGATTCCTTTTACCTATGGTTTCCCCAgttggggcaggagggggagggagagatccCAAGGTGGGTGGTTATCCAGCTCCCCCAGAATTGTGGGTCATTTCGTGGGATGTCCAATCTGGTCTCACCTGTAGAGGATGGCAGGGGAATCTGTGGGGTATGATTCCTGGGAATCCGAttgtgagggagaaggaggcaggactTTCAGCAATCAGTGCTCAGATCCTGGAAGACTGAGTTCCTATTTGCATTGACACTCAGGTAGAAATCCCCACCAGAGGTTTTACCCATGGCAGAGACCAGATGGTGGTCCCATCTGACCACTGGGTAATTTGGTGGGCAATTCTGTCTAATCTAGGAtctgaaatggcaagatttctggCATTGGAGCCTGTTCTGCCACTCTGTACAGGCTGGAAACCAATTCATAAACACATCCACTGACCCATCAGGCCCAGCCCAACCAGGAAACCTGCGCAGACCACCTAAAAAGGAGCATCGTTCAGCAGTCAGCAGTGCTGCCCACCTGCAGAGCTAGGACAGTGGCCTCATTTGTCCAGGGAAATCAGCACACAGTTctgcctgattcagatcctcaaACAATGAGCCTTGTTGGCCTTAGAGCCTGTCTCCACCATGTCTAGGCAGAAAAGCCAATTCATAGCCCCACCTACTGCTGAGTATATCTCCTAGTACCATCCAACCAGGAAGCTGACCAGGGCTCCTGGGAAGCTGCCAAACCCAGAAGCACTCTAGCAGAGAGTCCAGGGAGTGGCTTTATACATTTAGGTGTGGCCCAGAAACAGAACCATGCATatgtggtcaactaatatttgataagAAAGCCTAAACTACTCAATAgagaaaagataatctcttcaataacTGTTGTTGGCAAAAATCgatattcatatgcaaaagaggggcccctgggtggctcagtcagctgagcttccaactcttgagttcagctcaggtcatgatctcagggtcaagggatacaaccccacattgggctccatgctgagtgtgtagagcctggttaagattctctctctctctctctctctgtctctctctctctgtctgtctctctctctctctcccccccccccacttcccctgctcacacacactctctctctctctcataaaacaaacaaataaaacttgtctcatatgcaaaagaagaaaactagacCCAAATCTTACACCactcaaaaaattaactcaaaatgaactaAGGACCAAAATGTAAGACCTgtaaccataaaactcctagaagaaaacataggggaaaaactTCTTGACATCACTTGGCAGTGATTCTTTGGATATCACACCTAAagtacaagcaaaaaaaaaaaaattaaaaattaaacaagtgggattatatcaaagtaaaaacttctgcacaacaaaagaaatgataagcaaaatgaaaaggtaacctatggaacaggagaaaatattttcaaaccacatatctgataagatgttaatatacaaattataaaacaaactcATATAACTtaatagcaagaaaataaatggtccaattaaaaattgggcccAGGACCTGAATAGATACTCTTCCATGATGACACCCAATGACCAAAAGGTACATGGAAAGGTGTTTTctacatcactaatcaccaggggaatgcaatgagatatcaactcacatctgtcagaataggTTAGAGAGAACAAATGCCGGTGAAGGTGTGGAGAATAGGGGTGTGCGCTgctgtggaaatgtaaattggtatagacactatggaaaacagtatagagatcctaaaaaaattaaaactacaactacatgtgatccagcaattccacttctgggtatatattcgcaggaaataaaattagtgttctgaagagatatttgcaccaccaccccccatgttcattgcagcattatttaccataacCAAGACAttgaaataacctaaatatccattaaaagataaatggaaagggatgcctgggtggctcagtcaagtgtccaactctggattttggcctcaggtcatgatttaagggttgtgagatcaagccccatgacaggctctgtggccagtgtagagcctgcttaagattctctctctctctctctctctctctctctctgcctctttcctgcttgtATGCatgaattcattttctctctatatataacaaacaaaaaaacaaaaaaaatctttaaaaaaatgaatggataaagaaatcataATTGATGTATAAAATGTTACactattatatacataatatatgctaacattcaatattatatataaatattattcaggcatgaaaaagaaggaaatcctggcaTTTGTGACAAGCTGCATGGTCCTTGAGAACACTATGCTGAGATAAGTTAgaccaaaaaagacaaatataatatgatcTCACTATAcgcaaaatctaaaaaaactgaaCTCACTGAAAGAGATATCTGATTTGCGGTTGCCAGAGGCAGTGGGTAGGAGATGGGGGAATTGGGGAAGGCGGTCAAAAGGTACACGCTTCCAGTTATAAGGTAAATAAATTTGGGGAATGCAATGTGCAACAtcatgactatagttaacaatactatactgtgtatttgaaagttgctaagaggttAGATCTCAAAAGGTCACATCACAAGGAAGATGTAACTGGAACTATGAAAAGTGATGAATGCTAACTAGTCttctgtggtaatcattttgtaatgtatacatatatcaaatcattgtgttgtaccCCTCAAATTTATAcagtgttgtatgtcaattatatctcaataaaatgaaaaaaagagttcTCATTCTGATACCATCTCATTCTATACACTTGTCCCAGTGGTTTAAACACACTAGATATGACTCACTCCCAACAAAGTGAGGACAAGAACCCCTGAACTGTAAGGTTAATGGGAGAGTTATCTGAGGAAATTCATGCACATGCTCAGCACGCAATCCAGTACACATTAATTGTCCAATAGGTGTTGGCTATTACTATCACTGATTGCTCAAGATAACCATGCAGGACAGCTGTGCTTGTGGATAAGCATGCCAGGCATACTAGCCTTTTATGGGTTAATTTGGGGAAGTTCCTGAGGCATTATCAGCCCTGTAGATCAGCAGGCTTCCTTGCCTCTAGGCAATACAGATTCAGACCTTCTGTGGAAGTCAGTCAAAGCACCTGGGGCCATGGGAAACTATTTAGATTTCTGGAGTTAAACCATGTAAATTATTGTCTATTTAGTTTTCTTGAgttcagtaagaagttgctgtgggcaaggtCAGAGAGGTGTCTGTCtactttctcctccaggattttgatggtttcctgtctcacatttagttctttcacccattttgaatttttgtgaatggtctAAGAGTGTAGTCCAGTTTCACtctcctgcatgttgctgtccagttttctcaacaccatttgttgaagagactgtcttttttccattaaatattttttcctgctttgtcaaagatgagttgaccatacatttgtgggtccatttctgggttctctactctgttccattgatctatgtgtctgtttttgtaccagtatcatcatattttgatgattacagctttgtaatacagcttgaagtccagaattgtgatgcttcccactttgcttttctttttcaacattattttggctatttgggtcttttctggttccatacaaattttagaaaaattttttatgaaaaatgctggtgttattttgataggaattgcaagaacgtgtagattgctttggctactataaatgttttaacaatatttgttcctccaatccccgaacatagaatgtttttccatttcaaatagaCTTGGGTCAATTGACAACCAGAATCAATCTATGATGGGCCTTGATGCCAAACACATGTCAAAGTATATATTTCAGTTACCAAATACTACAaagttatatttaatatgtttggTTGATATAGTCAACATGATAGACTCACTGACAGATTTGTAACAGATGCCACCTATTGGCTGTACTACATACCCAAACTGTCCTTCCTTGAGATGAAACAGTATATTAATAACAGccaaaaatttagataaaaaatcATTGGACCTGAACTTTCTGATATTAAGTATTATAAACATGGATAACTCATTATTCTTGTAAACATAGACATGTATCAGAgaacaaatacacatttaataataaatttaggggcgcctgagtggctcagttggttgagcgtctgacttcagctcaggtcatgatctcatggtttgtgggttcgagccccatattgggctctgtgctgacagctcagagcctggagtctgctttggattctgtgtctccctctctctatgccccttcccacttgtgctctgtgtgtctctctctctctctctcaaatataaataaacattaaaaaaatttttttaaataaaaaaaagaatacatttaaaaattggtgAGAATTTAACAGCtgataaaattagtattttaaattgaTACAGAAATGATAAACTCTCCCATTAATGCTCTACTAGACCATTAGAGGAATAAATAGATATGCATTTATATAATCTTGAGATAGgaaagaaatttccaaaatataacactaaaacagaaactctgagaaaaaaatataattattcaaaaCTTTCTTATAACTGAAAAACCCATTATATGAGGTGCTTTTCAAATACAATTGATGAAGTTagaaaaacagccagaaaatataaaaaagacaatgTGGATATGTctgtaatagaaaatatattaatcaattaGGGATGGACACTCACATATGCTGCTGATGAGTATGTACAAATAGCTCTACcttttttggagggaaaaaaatgctttatataatctctctctctctctctctctctctctctctctctctctctgtctcacaacaCATACACGAGCCAATTACAAATGCCAAATGTAATAACTGGTATGattttgatttccttctttaaatgtctCTGTGCTTGGTCAATGTTTGACAACTCCTGTATTTATAAGAAACAATTTATTACAATATATACAGCCTTAATTGTATGCACAgattgagaaagaaaaggagaggggaagggaaaatgatggagagagaatgacagagaaaaCAGACTTTCAGAATTTCCTGAATTTTACCTACTGCCCATGTCACCCTTCGCAAgttattaacctctctgtgcctcagttgcctcatctataAACAGGGCTAATAACACTTACTATCGCATAGGATTGTTGCAAGGACTGAATGACATAAATGGCCTCCAACAGtagaggctcaataaatgttagcaattatcATCCCCATTCTCATTCCTCTCtgtgaaagaaaactaaagcaaaacGAATACTGAAAGGTCAAGGAGCTCTTCACATAATTATTTTCTACATTAGATGGTCTCTGAGCCTAGACTCAAGAATACTGTGAaccaataaatataattatttcaatctTGTGGTGTTCTGTTATCTTCCAGTCAGCTGTAAACTCCTGATGCCACTTTTCATGTTCTACCCCCACCAAATACTCTTGAGCTGACGATACTATGCACAGTGCATGGTCCAGAGGAGATGTTCCACTATTTAGTGATAAACATCTTGTATACTAATGTTTGCATAACTGAATAAATACATGATGAACAAATGGTTCTTTCACCCACTTTGGATGTAAAACTAAAattgtcttatttcatttcaattatgGTTTTAGGAACTTGGAAATCTTTCTgtttactctcaaaataaagtgTTGCCAATAAAAGTTCTCCATTATTTTATCCAGGATTAATTAgattcaatgaaaatattttgcaaatatgaaCTTCTGTGCACAATATCCCCCAATACACCAACATAATCGATCAATTCTATGAAAATAAGTCAACCTCCTGTTCAATCACTTACAGTAAAACTCTCCATTTCTTATTCTGTTAACAAAGAAGTCAAAGCTAAAAGTATTTTATGTAATTCATcattccccccaaaatataagGAATTGTGTGGACTGTTTACTAATTCATGATAAAATACATCTGGTTAAACTTCAGTAAGctataggaaaaaggaaaaattctgaaattattcACTCTGTTTGGTTAAGTTTTTGCATGTGTTCACCATCTCCAAGACAGTTAACAGAAAAGGTGACTGATGTAGATATTAATTAGGCATTTTACTATGAGCATCTAGCTAATCAAAACCTTCAAATTCTGATAACTAAGGACATGGCCAGTTTATAAGGTtgtgcagggtacaaaatcaggTTAAAAGAGCCAAGATGTTGCTGAATGaagaacaagttaaaaaaaataaggttaaaagACAGACTAACAACTACCTATGCTTGGAATGGGGCATCTCTGATATCCGTGTTACCCACACTAGGGTCTCCAAAGAAGACTATGGAGACTTATTTAAAGTGTTTCAACAAGCCAATGGGATTGTACTTGAGTACACTGTCATATCATTATTTAGTGAAGTGCTAGCCTTTTGCTACTTAGAAATTATGAAtcaattatttatgtaaatggaaattaaattagtatctttttaaaaacagaatcctcaaggaaataattaaattaagaGGGTCATTGGGATAGGTAAAATTGGAAAACCTACACAAGAATGTGTGATCTGAGGAAATTCCCCTGAAAGCCAGTAAATTGTTATTCTTAATTCAGTGCTCAATTATTGACTTCtaaattttgttagtttttaaaaaaacattatttcattagaTTCTAAATGCTCTCATTATCCCCTATTTTTCAGGTGAAAAAAACAGAAGGTAACAGAGCTCAAGAttagggtccaacttcggctcaggtcatgaaatcacggtttgtgaatttgagccagccccacatctggctctctgctgtcagcacagagcgtccTTCAGATTCTTTCTGTCCTCCCCCAATTGCTCCgcgtgtgctccctctctctctctctctctctctctctctctctctctctctctcaaataaataaacatttaaaaaactaaaaaaaaaaagatcacatccTTAAGAAATTGCAGAACAGGAACTCAACATTCATGCCTCACCCCAGAATAATCCCTGATATTTAAGAGTAGAGATTAATCTTTTTAATGAAGCTCAGAGACATTGGCTAGGACAAAGAGAACCCAAAA
Proteins encoded in this window:
- the LOC122482832 gene encoding olfactory receptor 5AN1-like; protein product: MVGGGNITEVTYFILLGFSDFPRILAVLFVVFLLIYIMTLTWNLCLIILIRMDSHLHTPMYFFLSNLSFMDVCYVTSTAPKMLSSFFQEQQTITFVGCAVQYFVFSIMGLSESCLMTAMAYDRYAAICNPLLYSSVMSPTLCIRMVLGSYLAGLSASVSLLCAILQLHFCGPNVINHFFCDMPQLLVLSCTDAFFVQLLTAILTVIFGITNAFIIMISYGYIVISIMKITSAKGRSKAFNTCASHLTAVSLFYTSGMFVYLSSSSGGSSSFDRFASVFYTVVIPMLNPLIYSLRNKEIKDALKRLQKKKCSC